In a single window of the Agrobacterium fabrum str. C58 genome:
- a CDS encoding N-acetylmuramoyl-L-alanine amidase translates to MKECLPDFAPDFGGAAVAPSPNHGERLGVAGPDIILLHYTGMTTADGALSWLRNPESQVSSHYFVFEDGRVIQLVPESRRAWHAGKSSWAGDEDINSRSIGIEIANQGHPGGLPEFPEAQVAAVIELCRDCGRRWSIAPERVLAHSDVAPIRKVDPGEKFPWDILSQHGVGHWVEPAPIRGGRFFQRGDHGQPVEALQSMLSIYGYGAEITGAYCEKTEGAVAAFQRHFRPALVDGIADFSTIDTLHRLISSLPRFSAA, encoded by the coding sequence ATGAAAGAATGTCTGCCGGATTTTGCCCCGGATTTCGGGGGCGCAGCCGTTGCGCCTTCGCCTAACCATGGCGAAAGACTTGGCGTGGCCGGCCCCGATATCATTCTTCTCCACTATACCGGCATGACGACTGCGGATGGTGCCCTTTCGTGGCTCCGCAATCCGGAAAGCCAGGTTTCCAGCCACTATTTCGTCTTCGAGGATGGGCGTGTCATCCAGCTCGTGCCGGAAAGCCGCCGTGCCTGGCATGCGGGAAAAAGCTCCTGGGCAGGGGATGAGGACATCAATTCCCGCTCCATCGGCATAGAAATCGCCAATCAGGGTCACCCCGGCGGACTGCCGGAGTTTCCCGAGGCGCAGGTGGCAGCCGTCATCGAATTGTGTCGCGATTGCGGCCGGCGCTGGTCTATCGCCCCGGAAAGGGTGCTTGCCCATTCGGATGTCGCGCCGATCCGCAAGGTCGATCCGGGCGAAAAATTCCCGTGGGACATCCTGTCGCAGCACGGCGTCGGCCACTGGGTGGAGCCCGCGCCGATCCGCGGCGGACGCTTTTTCCAGCGCGGCGACCATGGACAGCCGGTCGAAGCACTGCAATCGATGCTGTCCATCTATGGATATGGCGCTGAAATTACAGGCGCTTATTGCGAAAAAACGGAAGGGGCCGTGGCTGCCTTCCAGCGACATTTCCGCCCCGCTCTCGTGGATGGCATCGCGGATTTTTCCACCATCGACACGCTGCACCGGCTGATCTCCAGCCTG